The Vicinamibacterales bacterium DNA window CTGCTGCGCCCACGTGCCGTACGACAGCACGACGACGTTGTTCCGGCCTCGGGTGTACTCGTCAGGTGCAAACGTCCGCCCGTGCAACGCCTCGACGCCGAAGGCATCGAAGAACCCCTCGCTGACCCGTAACGCCGGTATCGTGTGCGGTTCGGCGACCTCGGTGAGGGTGAACCCGAACGGCTCGGCCGCCGACATCACCTCGAACGACTGCGCCTGCTGCCGCCACTCCACGAAGTTGCCCGGTGACACGTCCTCAATCGCGGCAGGATTGGCGCTGTCGGTCTCGAAGACGAGGACGATACGCTCCGGTTCGCGGTACGGCAGCTGGCGGACGAGCAGCGCGTCGACGACGGAGTAGATCCCGGTGGTCGCGCCGATCCCAACGGCGAGCACCGCGGTCGTCAACAGGGTGAAGGCCGGACTGCGCAGCAGCAGCCGCGCCCCATGTCTCAGGTCGTGGACGATGTCCGCGTCGAAGGTGAACTGACGGCGCAGCCAAGCGGCGTCACGAAACGACCCGAGCACCCGTCGGAACATGTCGACCTCCTGCCTAGGCGTCAGCTGCTGACGCCCCAGCAGCCGTGCGCGCCGCGCGCCGAGCTCGGACTCCCATTCCGCCAGCCACTCGTCGCGGTCTCGACGTGGCACGAGGCGCGCGCACAGCCGCAGCACGGCCAGGGAGAGACGAAACATCATGCAGGCCCCCAGCGCCGCGCCATCTGCGCGCCGAGCGCCGCCATGGCGCGAAACCGCGCGCGGGCGTCGGCCAGCCGGAGCTGACCGGCCCTCGTCAACTCGTAGTACCGCCGCGGCGGCCGTTGTTCCCGTCGCGCGGTGCCCTCTCGCTCCCACTTCGCGCGAACCAGTCCCTCCTCCTCGAGGCGGCGCAGGATGGGATACACGGTGCCGCTTGGCAGATCGGTCGCGTCCATGATGTCCCAGCCATGCTGGCGGCCGGCGGCGAGCGCCTCGAGGACGAGGGCGGTCTGATACGTCATCGCCATATAACGGATTCTACATAGCTAGAATCAGATAGGCAACTGCTGCGTTGGCCGAACCCCTCAGGGCCGGACACTCTCCTGGCCGATGGCAGGGAGGGCAGCGACGCACCGACCACGCAACCCTCGCCTACGCCGCCGGCGATCGCTAGGAGCCACGACGCGACGTTTGTCTGACCTCCTGCGTTGGCCCCGATGATGGCACTCGCGTTCGTCTCGGTGTTCCTCGGACAGCGACTCGCCTACGCCTTCGAGACTGTCGAGTGGACCGATGACGCCTTGTAAAGCGATGGGCCACTCTCGATGGAGACCACCTACGAGTGGACGTTGACCGCCGACGGCTCGACTCGAATGAGCCGGCGGAACCGCGGGGTCCCGAGCGGATTCTCGAGGTTAGTCGCGCCGTTGATAGCAGTAGCGGTGAGGCACCGTGACCGGAGGAATCTCGCCGCGTTGCAGCGTGCCCTAGCGAGCCGCGCCCGCTGAGTCCCTGACCGTGCGACGTAGGCCTGGCTCTACGGTGCGCGACTACTCGCGGGCCACCGCGGCGCTACCGTCTCGTGGCGTGTTACCCAGGGGGGCGTGAAACGCCGCCCTCAGTCCCAGCGGAGCCGCACGCTCCCGGTTGGACTGGTGGTCGGCACCCTCGACGACGTCAGCATGCCATCGAAGGCCGGCCGCCTCGGCGTGTTGCTCCAGCACGGCACGTGCACGTGCGTAGCCGTCCTTCATCTGCGGCACCTCGTCTCCGCCGACGCTCATGTAGTAGAACTTTGAGAGTCGTGACTGACGAGGCAGCCACTCGGCGAGACTCGCGACGGCCGCGAAGTCGTCCCTCCAGAGCGCGGGACTGTGCGCGAGGAACGCGTCGAACATGGTGGGCCGCGCAATGAGCGCATAGGTGACGAGCAGGCCCCCGCGCGAGTGGCCGATGAGCACGCGGTGCCCGTCGGACCGGTAGACGCGTTCGACCAGCGGCACGACTTCGCGCTCAAGGAAGTCGAGGAAGCGGTCCCCGGCTCCGAACGCACTGTCCGCGCGGTCGATGTCCTGGCGCATGAACGGCGGCGTGTAGTCGCGTTGGCGTCCCTCGGCACTCACATTGGGAATGCCGACGACGATGAGCTCGGGTGTCAGGGCAAGGCGGGCCATCAGGGCGGCGCTGTCGGCCGTCGGGATGTCGAGTGCGGACCCGTCCAAGACGAACGCGACCGGGTAGCGTCGATCCAGCGCACGGTGATAAGTCTCAGGGAGCCGCACGAGCAGCTGGCGCCGCTCTCCCAGGACGTCCGACCGGACGTCGTGCGGCACGAGATACGGCGACGGCACGGCCCGGCCGCGCATGTAGTCGACGGCTGCGAAGGTGCCGAACGACGTCAGGGTCATGGTGATCACGACGGTCATCCCTGCTCGCAGCATGGCTACTGCTCCCCTCCGGCACTGGACCCGGCTGGCCGCGCCTCCGCCGCCATCCATGCCACGCCGCACATGGCGACCAGGACGAGGGCGCTGGCGACGTCGCTCGCCTGCACGGGCTGGAACCACTCCGGCCGTACGCCAATCGTCGTCACGGTAGCGAGGGCACCGGTCAGAGCGGCCCCGCCAAACGCAGCCGTTCGGCGCCGCGCGAGTGTGTGTCTCCGCCGCATCACGCGTTTCACGAAGGCCGTCGCCTCAGACGAATCGGGCTTGGCGGCTGCGCCCGCGCGCGCGATCCATTGATCGAGAGCGTCGTCCGTCATCGCGACTCCGTCCGGTTGACCTGGGCCCCGAGGCGTTCACGCAGCTTGTCGCGACCTCGGAGAATCTGCGACTTCACCGTACCGATGGGACTGCCGAGCACCGTCGCGATCTCGACATGCGTGAGGCCGTGCCAGTAGTGCAGTTCCAACGCGGCGCGCTCCGCGGGTTCGAGCGCGCGCATGGCGTACTCGAGAGTGAGCCGAGCATCGGCGCCGCCGACGTCATCGGCACGACCGATGGCGGTCGTTGCGTCGAGTTGCACAGCATCTGGCCGCGCCCGCCGCACGCTCGTTACGAATTCCTGATACGCGACGCGTAGCAGCCAGCTGACGAATCGGCCGCGCCCCTCGAACGTCCCCAAGTATCGGTACGCCTTCAAGAACGTCTCTTGAGCCAAGTCGTCAGCAACGTCTCGCCGGCCCGTCAAACGCGTCAGAAACCCGCGAACGCGCCCTTGATAGAGGGCGACGATCTCGGCGAATGCGTCGTGATCGTCGAGGGTCAGCACTCGCGCGACGAGCCCCGTCACACGCGCGTCTTCCTCATGGCCGGCGGCCATGGGCTCCCCAGGCGGCGAGGTAGGCGAGCCCGAGCGCGATCGGCACAGCACCCAACGCCCAAGCCTTGCCGCCGACGAAGAACGTCACGACCGCCCAGGCCGCCCCGACGGCGAGCAGCAGCAGCCCCCGCATGAGGTCGCGCCGCCGGCGCGCGTCGGGGCCGATGATGCGAGCGAGCTCCTCAGCCGACAGGCCTCGTTCGATCAGCCGTTGAAGCGTGCGTTCGCGCTCGACCTGCACCCGGCCGTAGACGTGCACCGCCACCGCCAACAACGCGGCGACTCCGAGTATTCCTGCCACAGCGGTCATCGAACCCAACACTCCTCACCACGGCCGGCGCGACCGGAGGTTCACAATGCCACTGAACGCGGAGTGGGTCCGGAAGGATTCACAGAGCTCGACGATCGACTCCGGTCTGAGGCCGCGGAGGAGCCGCACCGTTAGAGTCCCAGGACGTGGTGGAAATTCGGTAGGGCGAGCGGCGTAGACAGCCGAGTCGCCATCGCGCATCGTTCCGTGAGTTCTCTCTAGCCGGAGAAGGACGACACGGAGGTGATGACGCGATGGCGAAGCCCAGGATGGATCTGCCGGCGTTCGTTGGCAAGCTCCTCGAGGAACAGGACGGGGACGTGCTGCGGGAAGGGATTCGGGTACTGTCCCAGGCCCTGATGGAGACGGAGGTGGCCGGGCTCATCGGCGCGGACCGCCACGAGCGCACGGGCGAGCGGGCGACGGATCGCAACGGCTACCGGCTGCGGACGTGGGATACCCGGATGGGCACGATCGAGCTGGCGATTCCGAAGCTGCGGACCGGGACGTATTTCCCATCGCTGCTGCAGCCCCGCCGGCGCGCCGAGCATGCGCTGCTGGCGGTCGTGCAGGAAGCCTACGTGCACGGCGTCTCGACGCGGAAGGTGGACGACCTGGTCAAAGCGCTTGGCGTGGATGGGATCTCGAAGTCGGAGGTCTCGCGGGTGTGCGCGGAGCTCGACACGGTGGTGGCCGCCTTCCGGACGCGCGCGCTCACGGGGAGCATCGCTATCTCTGGGTGGATGCGACGTGCCACAAGGTCCGCGTCGACGGGCGCGTCATCAGCCAGGCCACGGTCGTCGCGGTGGGCATCACCAGCGACGGCGATCGGCAGGTGCTCGGCGTGGAAGTCGGGCCGTCGGAAGACCGGGCCTTCTGGACGGCGTTCTTGCGGAGCCTGGTCAAACGCGGGCTGAAGGGCGTGCGCTTGGTCATCTCCGATGCCCATGAGGGCCTCAAGCAGGCGATCAGCACGGTCCTGAGCGGCACGACGTGGCAGCGGTGCCGCGTGCACTTCATGCGGAATCTGCTGGCGACGGTCCCGCACGGCGCCCGCGAAGCCATCGCCGCGATCGTCCGCACGATCTTCGCGCAGCCGGACCACGCCTCCGCCATGGGCCAGCTCCGCAAGGTCGCCGACGGCCTGCGCCCGCGGTTTCCGCAGACGGCCCGCCTGCTGGAAGACGCCGCGGAGGACATCCTGGCCTATCGTCACCTGCCGCTCGAACATCAGCGCCAGCTGCACAGCACGAACCCGCTGGAGCGGCTGAACAAGGAGATCAAGCGCCGGTCGAACGTCGTGGGGATCTTCCCGAACCCCGCGGCCGTAATCCGGCTCGTGGGCGCCATCCTGCTCGAACAGGACGACGAATGGGCGGTCGCCGAGCGGCGCTACTTCAGCGCGGAGTCGATGCAGCAGACGGTCACGCCGTCGCTGTCGACCACCGCCCAGAGATCCTCGCCGCGATCGCATAGACGGGAGTCAGCTCACGGATTGGGTGATCCGATTTCCACCACTTGACGGGACGCTACCGCCGCACCCGGCCGTGAGAGAACAACCCGTCGGATCCGACCGCGCACTGACCGACCCGAGGCAGCAAAGCTGAGCGGACGACCTAGCCCTCAGCGCCGCGCATGACGCGCCTCCAAGTAGCTTGATACGCTGGAGTTCTCGCCTGTGAGCCGCCCAGCTACCGAGCAACGCCGCAGTGGCTACTTGGACTCACCTCGCGTCCGAGTTGGCCGGCGAGTCTCCGTTCGCACCACATAGGACAGCGTAGTGGCGCCCAGCCGCGGCCGGTCTGGCGTCGACGCAGGTGAACTACCTCCTGTCGCGTGGTGGGTCTTGCAGTCCTCGCAGTCGATGGTCTTGAGCCCTCGCAAGCTGACGACTCTCATCCTCATGGCCTGCCCACAGGTGCCGCAGTTGACGTCGATCGCGTCGTGGTCGCTACCCACGGCGAGCGAGTCCAGACACCGGGCCCTTCCTCGGTTGTGGTCCTCGACCCTGGCGTCGCCGCGCGAGCAGCCCCAGTCGGCGCGCCACCTTCAGGAAGTCGTCGAGTCGCGATTCGTGGCGGGACAGGAGTGCGAGCCCGACCACCTGCGGGTACCGGCGCGTGGGGAGCCCTGGCGCGCGCAGCCAGCCGAAGTCATCGTCCAGGTCGAGCTCGTCGAGCAGCAGGTCGAGGAGTTCCGGCGTCCAGGTGAGTTGGGCTGCGCGGTCGGCGACGGCTCGGAGTAGCGCGGCCTGCCGACTCGAGGAACGAACAGTCGCGCGCCGCGGTTCCAACGGCTGCCGAACACCCATGCCACACCTCCGGCGTCGGTGGGTGGGCCCACCGAACACTCGACGGCGTGAGCAAAGGGCAGACCATTCGCAGGTCTGCACAGGAATACTCACAGCTACAGGTTCCGCAGGGTAGACATTACCCGGCGAACAGCGTGTTGGCGCGGGAAGGTTCTACCCGTTACCCGGCGGCCACCTCAGGCGGTCGGGCCCCCACGGTTCATTCCAGCCGACGCGTTATTACTATAGCTAGTAAGTTCATTTTGCGTCTCCCGGATCCTCGCCCTTCTTGCGATGCTTGGCCCATCGCGCTTCCACCGCGCGCCGCATGATCTCGCTGCGCTGTGCCGGGTCCACATTCCTCCAGCGGGCCGCGCCGAGTCCCACCGCCTGCCGGCTGATTGGCGACGGGGCCAGTCTGGCGCTCGCAACGTCGATCAGCTCGAGCGCGAGGTCAATCACGGCCTCGGGAGGGAGGCCGCTTCTCTTCGCGATCCGGCGCAGAAGGGCCGCACGGCGCGCTCCTAGAGCGTCCGCCATGTCGGGCGCGAGATCGGTCGTCACGTGCGGGGTCTTTTTCATGTTGACAATACGTTTGCTAGTATGTGAATCTGTTCGTGGCTTTCAGCAACACCATTCGCGGGAGGTCCGAATGCCTCGCGGCTCCGCATTGTCGTTGGTCCGACGCGCGCGCGTCATGGTGTTCACGGGCGTTCTCCTGTTTCCCATACTGGCTGCCGCGCAGTCTCCTTGGGAACGCGCCGCGAGCAATCTCGAAGCGACGTTCACGGGCCCGTTGGCCCGGTCGCTGGCCCTGGTGGCCATCGTGATCGGCGGCCTGCTGTTCATGTACGGGGAAGCCGGCGCCAAGCGCCAAATCTCCGGCATCGTGTTCGGCGGCGGGCTCGCGCTGTTCTCGGCCCAGTTCCTCGCCTGGTTGTTCTAGTCGCCGGCCTCGCCGGTGGGGAGGTGCGGGCATGCCGAATCGCCCCACGTACCGTCCCGTGTTCAAGGTGTTGCATCGCCCCCTGACCGTCTGGGGTGTCGACAGGCGTCTGTTCTTTCTGTCGCTGATGCTCGGCGCGGCCACATTCAACCTCTTCTATTCGTTCCTCGCGGGCTGTCTGATGTTCGCCGGCCTCTACGTTGGCGCTGTCTGGGCGACCCGCACCGACCCCGAGATGTTGCGCATTCTACTCGCGTCGTCTCGCAGCCGGCGCCGTTACGACCCGGGCAAGCCGGGCCGGGTAGCGATGGAGGTCCGGGCGTGACGCGCACCGCGCGCATCTTCCGTGACTACGCCGAGGCGGGCAGCCTCAGCGAGTGCCTGGCACCGTGGGGATTCGTCGGCGACGGCGTCTTCCTGACGAAGGCCGGGCACGTCGGGGTCGTGTATCGCATTCGCGGCGTCGAGTTCGACGGCTTGACCCACGACGAACGGCTCGCCGTCGTGCACCGCGTCGAAGCCGCCCTTCGCCTGCTCGATGAACGGTGCCGCGTCTACCAGTACCTGGTCAAGCAGGTGACGGGGCCGTTCATCGCGGCCACGTCTCGCCGGCGTGTCGCGCAAGCGGCTCTCGAACGTCGTGCCGCGTGGCTGAACGACCGTCGGGCCTCGCTCTTCGAGGTGTCGCAGTATCTGGTCTTGCTCTACGAGGCGCCACACGCCGCGCGGCGGACGTCGTCCCTGCGCGGCGTGTGGACGGACCATCGCCGCGCCCTCCGGGACTGGCTCACCCAGGCCGGGGCCCTCCAGGTGGTCGAACGCGAGATCGACCGTGCGGTCGCTGCGCTGCAGCAGAAAGCCCGCGCCTTCGAGGTCCAGCTCGACGAGGTCGGTCTCGAGTGGCTGTCGAGTGCCGATGCCTTCCGATTCCTCCGCCGGCTGGTGAACTACGAGCCTGCGGTGGCAGAGGCCATCCCGCTACGCTACGAGACGCACCTCGACTACTTCCTGTCGGACTCGGAGCTCGAGTGTCACCGCGACCACCTGCGGGTGGGCGCCCGATTCACGAAGGTGCTCACGATGAAAGAACCGCCGGCGCAGACGTTCGCGCTGGTGCTTCAGGACCTGTATGACCTGCCTGCCGAGTTCGTGGCGTGCCTGGAATGGCAGCGCATTCCTGCCGACACGGCGCGGCGCGACCTGCAGACGCGGCGCCGGCACTTCTTCAACAAGCGCATCTCGCTGGTGAACTACGTGTCGGCGGAGACCCGACCCGAGGAGATGCTGGTTGATGACTCGGCGACGGCCACCGTGAAGCAGCTCGGCGACGCGGTCACGGCGCTGGAGGTACACGGGCACTTCTTCGGGCAGGCGTCGCTGACGGTCGTCGTGCACGGACGAGACCTCGCCAGCCTCGAACGCCAGTCTGCCGAGGTCGCGAAAGTGCTCGCCGTGCACGATGGCGCCTTCTTCGAGGAGACCTACAACGTTCTCAACGCTTGGCTCGCGACCGTGCCCGGGAACGGGAGCCACAACCTCCGGCGGCTGGCGCTGCTCGAAACCAACTTGGCCGACCTCAGCTTCGTCTTCGCCACCAGCAGCGGCGAGTCGGTCGGCCGGCAGCTCGGGCGCGAGCCACTGGCGGTGTTCGAGACGCCCCATCGCACGGCCTACGCCTATCACCTGCACGTGCAGGACGTCGGTCACACCCTGGTGCTCGGTGCCACCGGCAGCGGCAAGAGCTTCCTGCTGAACTTCCTCGTCACCCAGGCGCAGAAGTACGACCCGCTGACCGTCGTCCTCGACTTGGGCCACAGCTACCGCAAGCTTGCCACGCTGCTCGATGGCCGCTACCTGGCCGTCGGGCTCGGCCAGGCCGACGTCACGATCAACCCCTTCGCCCTCGAGCCCACCGCCGAGCACATCCACTTCCTGCATGCGTTCGTGAAGCTCTTGCTCGACGGCGGCGACGGCTACCGCCTCACTGACCTTGAGGATCGGGAGCTGTACGAGGCAGTACAGAACGTCTACGTGCTCGACCGGGCGCAGCGCCGGCTGTTCACGCTGGCCAACCTGCTGCCGCGCTCGCTGGCCACGCGCCTCCACCGATGGGTCGAGGGCGGTCGCTACGCTTCGCTCTTCGACAACGTCGACGACACGTTCACGGTGGAACGGTTCCAGGTGTTCGACTTCGAAGCGATGCGTGCCTTTCCCGCGATGCTCGAGCCGCTGCTGTTCTACGTGCTGCACCGGGTGACCGTGCGCGTCCACGATGCGGGTGACGCCAGCACGCTGAAGCTGTGCGTGATGGACGAGGCGTGGCGCTTCATCCAGCACCCGACGCTGCGGGCCTACGTGGAAGAGGCGCTCAAGACCTGGCGTAAGCGGAACGCTGCGCTGATTCTAGCGACGCAGACGGTCGAGGACTTCGCGTCGGCCGACCTCTTGCGCACCGTGGTCGAGAGCTGCCCCACCAAGTTGTTCCTGGCCAATCCGTCGTTCGACCGGGCGCACTACGGGGAGCAGTTCCAGCTGAATGAGATGGAACTCGACCTGCTGGCGGCGCTGGCGCCCCGACAGGACGTCCTGCTCAAGCGCCCTGGCCTGGCCAAGGTGCTCAGCCTGTCTGTGGACCCCAAGAGCTACTGGATCTACACGAACACGCCGCTCGACAACGCCAGGGTCGCGCAAACGTTTCGGGAACTCGGCTTCGAGGCGGGACTCGAACGCCTCGTCGCCTCGGCCTGACGCACGGGGAGGGAGGGTGGTATGTCGCGAATCCGAACAGGCGTGGTCGTGGGCATGGTGGGTCTGCTCGCCGGGCCGTCGTTGGCATCGGCGCAGTCCACAGGCGTGCGAGAGGTGCCGGCGTCGCCCAGCAGCGTGATCGCGCTGCAGACGCGCCTGCGCTACACGACGATGATTCTGCTGCCAGAAGGCGAAGAGATCCTCGACGTCATCTGCGGCGACAAGGACTTCTGGGTCGTCTCGGCCACGCACAATATCGCGCACGTGAAGCCTTCGAAAGAGGGCGCCGCCACCAATCTGAACCTCGTGACCGGGAGCGGTACTGTGTACTCGTTCCTGCTCACCGAGAAGAACGGCTCGACCTTGCCCGACCTGAAGGTCTACGTCACCGCCGACCCGACGTCCGACGCGGCGAAGCCGAAGTACTTCACCGCGGCGCAGGTCGAGGGGCTGCAGAGCGCGTTGACCGACGCCAGGGCCGATGTTCAGGCGGCAGACCGGCGGGCCGCCGACGCCATCGCGCTACACGAGCAGCAGTACCCGACGACACTGTCGTTCAACTACCGCCTACCGCGCTACGCCAAGCCGTTCTTCGTTCGGGCGATCTGGCACGACGGCCGGTTCACCTACATCAAGACCGACGCGACCGAGCTCCCGACCTTGTTCGAGGTGAAGGACGGCGCGCCGGCCCTCGTGAACTTCCAGGTGCACGACGGCACCTACGTCGTGCCCAAGGTGCTCGACGAGGGATACCTGTCGCTCGGCAAGGAACACCTCAGCTTCATGCAGGGGAAGTGACGTATGGCCGAGACGACGTCTCCGCCTCCGTCCACCCCCGACCCACCGGTCGCGCCTGTGAAAGACCTGCGCGTGCCGCCCCGCGGCGTCATTCCGCGCGGGACGCAGACGTGGCTGCTCGCCGGCGTGGCCGTGTTCATGCTGGTCATCATGCTGGTCGTGGGCCGGCCCGCGGCCCCGACGCCTCAGGCTGCGCCGCAGGGGGCCGTCCCCGGACCCGCCCAGAGCACGGACCGCGTCCGCGAGTATCAGGAGCGCTTGCGTCTGGCGGAAGCGCAGGCGCTCGCCCAGGCGCAGGCATTCAATCAGCCCGTGGCCCCAGACGCCAACGCCGACGGCGAGCCGGCCCCCCAGGCTGTGGATCCCGTCCAGACCGAGCGTCGCCGCCGCGATTACGAGAGTCTCTTCGCCAGCAACGTCGTCCTCAGTCGGCGTCCTGAGGCCGAGCGTCCGGACGTGGGCCGGCCGGCGCCGGTCCGCGCAGCGGCGACTGGCGAGCTCGACCCGCCATCGCTCGACGACATCGTCGACGCCGCGACACGCGCCACCGCGCGGGCGACCGCCGAAGCCTCGGCCGAGCCCCGCCCGCCAGACAACCAGTCGGTGGCCCCGCCGGGTCCAGCGGTTCCGGAGGCTGGCGACTCGAGGGCCACGCCAGAGGTCACAGGGCCAATCAACAGCAGTGGTCCGAATCACCGGCTGCTCGAGGGCACCGTTATCGACACGATTCTGACCAATCGCCTCGACGGCGACGGTGCGGCCCCCGTCAACTGCCTCGTCACGAACCCGGTGTACTCGCACACCGGCTCGCACGTCGTCATCCCCGCCGGCGCGCGCGTGCTCGGTGAGACGCGGCCCGTGCAGTCGTTCGGAGAGCGGCGTCTGGCCGTGGCCTTCCACCGACTGGTTCTCCCAGACGGGCGCACCCACCGGCTCGATCAGTTCCTGGGCTTGAACCAGCGCGGCGACGCGGGTCTCCGTGATCGCGTCAACCAGCACTACCTGGCCACCTTCGGTGCCGCGGCCGCAGTCGGCCTCGTGAGTGGACTCTCGCAGTACCTCGGGAGCGCCGGGCTCGGACGCGGCGGCCAGGGCGACCGCACGGTGGTGATTGCCGGCGGCGTTGGGGACGCGACGGCACAAGCCACCCTGCAGGTGATGAACCGGTTCCTGAATCGCCTGCCCACCATCACGATCCGCGAGGGCCACCGGGTGAAGGTGTATCTCACGAACGACATCGACCTGCCGGAGTACGTCTCGCCCCGCCAGCGCTTGGCGAATCGGCCGTAGGAGGACCCCATGTCAACGATGCGATGCCTCGTGGTCGTCGTGGTGCTCGCCGCCCTCGCCCAGCCGGCGTACGCGCAGTTCGCGGTGCTCGATAGCGCGAACCTGGCTCAGACGGTTCAGATCGCCGAGCGGACGCTGCAGCACTACAACCAGCTGCGGCAGCAGTACGAGGTCATCGTCCGGATGGCCCGTCGGCTCGGTGTGCTCGACCAGTACCGCATTCCGACCATTCCGATAGCGAGCCACGACACCTCGCGGTGGACCTTCGGCGCCCCGTGGCTCCGCGCCTTGAACTCTGGCGATCCCACAGGGGCGGCGTATGCGTCATCCACGGTGCCCATCCTACCCACGAGCACCATGCCGGCCGGGCTCTCGGCCGCGGCTCGACGATTCCTCGACCGCGCCTACGCCACCATCGAAGTGGCCGACTCGGTCGCCACCTTGGGCGCCCACCAAGTGGCCCTCACGCGTGGGTACCACGCACGTATCCAGAATGCCGTCCAGGCCCTGGAGCGGGACGTGCTGAACGCCGCGCAGCCGTACCACGAGATGACCGCCGTGCTCGACAAGATCGCGGCCGGAGAGCTCGTGGCTCGCCGCCAGGACACGGCCGCCAATCAGCTCCTGTCGCACGCCCTCGAGCAGCTGCTGGTGCGCAGCAAGCGCGAACGCGACACCGAGGCGGCCACGATCAACATGCAGCTCACTAGCTGGCGTGACGGCCGGGCCGCGAACGACGCGTTCGTGGCGGGCACCGGCGACGCCCTGCGGACGTGGCGCCAGCCGTAGGCCGCCGAGGCAGAAGGAGGGACCCCATGGTGCGCTCCGCCATCCCCGCTGTCGTGATCGTGCTGTTCGTGCCCCTGAGTGTGCATGCGCAGTTCGCGGTCATCGACCCTGCCAACGTCGCGCGCAACACGGTGACGGCAGCGCTGAAGGAGTACCTCGTGACTAGCCAGCGTCTCCAGCGCGAGCAGTTAGAGCGGATGGCGCGGCGCCTCAGCCGGCTGACCAGCCTCACCAAGTACGCGCTGCCTGGGGCCCCACCGTGGCGCATCCACGCGTTTGACGATCCGACCGTCTCCGCGATGGCGCGCGACTTCCAGGCGGCTCTGAACTACGGCGACCGCGCTGGTCGGGCACTGCTCGCCGTGAGCCACGACGTCCAGGCCGCGACCGGGTTGCTGCACGGGCTCTCGCCCGGGGCCGCACGCGCGGTGGCCTCACGCCTGGCGACTCTCGACGCAGCCGCCGCGGCCATGATCGCGGGCACGCACCAGAGCGGGGAAACACGCCTCAACGGCCGACGCGAACTGGCGGCTGTGGAAGCGCTGGAAGGGGATGTCGTCGACCCGAGCGCCGAGCAAAGCGCTACCGCCGCCCTCGAGAAGATCAGCGGCGCTGGGCTGATTGCCGGCCGCCAGCGTCAGGCGCGGGTGCAGCTCCTGGCGAGCGTGCTCGAGGAACTGCTCATTGCCACGAAGCGGACGCGCGATGCCGACGCCGCCGTGCTCAACATGCAACTGACGACATGGCGCGACGGGGCCGCCGCCAACCAGGCCTTCGCGGCCGGCACCGGTGATGCGCTGCGCGCCTGGCGTCAGCCGTGAGGGGAGGCGAGACCGCATGCCGCCAGGAACGCAACTGAACCTGATTCCCACGGTGCAGCAGGCCATCGCCAGCCTGCTGACCACCTACGAGCCGCAGTTCCTGCAGTTCGGCTACACGCTGTTCCTGGCGTTCGCCACCATCATCCTGGTGTGGCAGGGCGTCCGGATGATGTTCGCGGCCGACGGCCTCGGCGACCA harbors:
- a CDS encoding PadR family transcriptional regulator — translated: MAMTYQTALVLEALAAGRQHGWDIMDATDLPSGTVYPILRRLEEEGLVRAKWEREGTARREQRPPRRYYELTRAGQLRLADARARFRAMAALGAQMARRWGPA
- a CDS encoding alpha/beta hydrolase-fold protein; this encodes MLRAGMTVVITMTLTSFGTFAAVDYMRGRAVPSPYLVPHDVRSDVLGERRQLLVRLPETYHRALDRRYPVAFVLDGSALDIPTADSAALMARLALTPELIVVGIPNVSAEGRQRDYTPPFMRQDIDRADSAFGAGDRFLDFLEREVVPLVERVYRSDGHRVLIGHSRGGLLVTYALIARPTMFDAFLAHSPALWRDDFAAVASLAEWLPRQSRLSKFYYMSVGGDEVPQMKDGYARARAVLEQHAEAAGLRWHADVVEGADHQSNRERAAPLGLRAAFHAPLGNTPRDGSAAVARE
- a CDS encoding sigma-70 family RNA polymerase sigma factor, yielding MAAGHEEDARVTGLVARVLTLDDHDAFAEIVALYQGRVRGFLTRLTGRRDVADDLAQETFLKAYRYLGTFEGRGRFVSWLLRVAYQEFVTSVRRARPDAVQLDATTAIGRADDVGGADARLTLEYAMRALEPAERAALELHYWHGLTHVEIATVLGSPIGTVKSQILRGRDKLRERLGAQVNRTESR
- a CDS encoding DUF6249 domain-containing protein — its product is MTAVAGILGVAALLAVAVHVYGRVQVERERTLQRLIERGLSAEELARIIGPDARRRRDLMRGLLLLAVGAAWAVVTFFVGGKAWALGAVPIALGLAYLAAWGAHGRRP
- a CDS encoding TrbC/VirB2 family protein, giving the protein MVFTGVLLFPILAAAQSPWERAASNLEATFTGPLARSLALVAIVIGGLLFMYGEAGAKRQISGIVFGGGLALFSAQFLAWLF
- a CDS encoding VirB3 family type IV secretion system protein gives rise to the protein MPNRPTYRPVFKVLHRPLTVWGVDRRLFFLSLMLGAATFNLFYSFLAGCLMFAGLYVGAVWATRTDPEMLRILLASSRSRRRYDPGKPGRVAMEVRA
- a CDS encoding TrbG/VirB9 family P-type conjugative transfer protein, which codes for MSRIRTGVVVGMVGLLAGPSLASAQSTGVREVPASPSSVIALQTRLRYTTMILLPEGEEILDVICGDKDFWVVSATHNIAHVKPSKEGAATNLNLVTGSGTVYSFLLTEKNGSTLPDLKVYVTADPTSDAAKPKYFTAAQVEGLQSALTDARADVQAADRRAADAIALHEQQYPTTLSFNYRLPRYAKPFFVRAIWHDGRFTYIKTDATELPTLFEVKDGAPALVNFQVHDGTYVVPKVLDEGYLSLGKEHLSFMQGK
- a CDS encoding TrbI/VirB10 family protein, which codes for MKDLRVPPRGVIPRGTQTWLLAGVAVFMLVIMLVVGRPAAPTPQAAPQGAVPGPAQSTDRVREYQERLRLAEAQALAQAQAFNQPVAPDANADGEPAPQAVDPVQTERRRRDYESLFASNVVLSRRPEAERPDVGRPAPVRAAATGELDPPSLDDIVDAATRATARATAEASAEPRPPDNQSVAPPGPAVPEAGDSRATPEVTGPINSSGPNHRLLEGTVIDTILTNRLDGDGAAPVNCLVTNPVYSHTGSHVVIPAGARVLGETRPVQSFGERRLAVAFHRLVLPDGRTHRLDQFLGLNQRGDAGLRDRVNQHYLATFGAAAAVGLVSGLSQYLGSAGLGRGGQGDRTVVIAGGVGDATAQATLQVMNRFLNRLPTITIREGHRVKVYLTNDIDLPEYVSPRQRLANRP